In Candidatus Eisenbacteria bacterium, the DNA window ACATGGGGAACGAGGAGCACATCGACAAGATGTTCGATCTCGTCGAGGAGGAGTTCGGCGCGCTGGACATCCTCGTCGCGAACGCGGCGACCGGCGTTCTCCGTCCGACACTTGATGTAACAAACAAAGAATGGGATCGGGTGATGCACATCAACCTTCGATCCCTCTTTCATTGCGCGAAGCGCGCCGTCCCGCTCATGGAGGGGAGGCCGGACTGCCGGATCGTAACGTTGACGAGCATGGGCTCCACGCGCACGATCGAGAACTACGCCGCGGTCGGGACCTCGAAGGCGGCAATCGAATCGCTCACCCGATATCTCGCCGTCGAGCTGAAACCGAAAGGGATCACGGTGAACGCAGTCTCTGCGGGGATCATCGACACGGACTCCCTCAAGCTCTTCCCCATGCACGATCAGATGCTCGAACATTGCCGGCTCCACACGCCGGGCGGAAAGGTCGGAACGCCGGAAGACATCGCGAAGGTGATCTGCCTTCTCTGCTCGCCCGAAGCGGAGTGGATCGTCGGCCAGACGATCATCGCCGACGGCGGCTACGCCCTGAAGAGCTGAGCGGTACCGGGTTCCGTCGGTATACGGTATTCAGGGAATACGGTATCAGGTACCGAGCTGGTACCGAGCTAAGGCTCGTACACGAAGTCCCGGAGCGAGCTCTTGGCGATCGGTTCCGCGACCTCGTTCATCGCGAGGACCTGCCAGAAGTAGACGCCGGGCCCGGGAAGCTCGCCCGCCCACCCCGGGGGCGGATCGAGCCAGTTGTCGGCGAGCCCCGTCCATTCACGGAGCGGCCTCCCTTCCGCGTCGAGAAGGATGAGCGTGTAGAGGACGGCCTCCGGGAAGCGGAACCACGTGAAGCGCGCGGGCGTCCCGCGAAGACCCGGCTCCGGAAAGTCGAGCTTCACGTAGCCTTGCATCGTCATCTCCTCCGCGTCCGGAGGGGACGGAAGGGGCGGCGGGGGCGGCGCCTCGCGAACGACCGCGGGAGGACGGCTCGCCGGATCCGAGCCCGCCCTCGGCCGGGCCGCCCCGCAGGCGGCGAGAACGAGACACGCGAGACCGAGCCCAACCCAGCAAGCCGATCGATCGAGAGCTCTCATCGTTTGCCGATCCTCCCCCTCGGTGTTTCTTCACCGTCCGCCGCATGATCCCGGAAACCCGTCGGATGGTCAAGCGATCCTCTCTCCGCGCCGAACCTAGGGAGCGGGGAGAGAACGATGGCCGCACGGGACGAGGTCGCGATTCGAGCGAACGAGATGCTCCGCCGCCGCGGCGATTCGGCGGACGGCGAGGAGATCGTTCGCATCGGAAGGGCGTTCGCGGCGTGGATCGCGGCCGGGCGCCAAGCCGGCCCGCCTCCCCGAGTCGCGGTCGCGGCCGACGCGAGGCCGAGCTCGGCGGGGCTTCGGGAAGCGCTCGTCCGCGGGCTCGCCTCCTCCGGCCTCCCGGTCGCGGATCTCGGCTACGCGCCTCCGGCGGTCCTGCTCGCGTCGATGCGGCGCCTTCGTCTCGACGCCGGGCTCGCCATCACCGGCGGCCACCGGCCGCTCGATTGGAACGGCGTCCGCTTCTACCTCCGCGAGCGCCCTCTCGCGGAGAATGAGACGCGGGAGATCCTGCGGAACGCGCGCGGCCTCCCCGACGCGCGTCTTCTCCCGCTCCGCGGTCCCGTTACCGGTCTCGACATGATTCCCGACTACATCCGCGGGCTCGAACGGACGTTCGCGCCGCTCCGTGAACGATTGAGACATCAAACGATCCGCGCGGTCGTCGCTGGATGCCACGGGATCGTCTCGCTCACCGCGCCCCACGTTCTCTCCAGGATCGGCTGCCGCGTCTTCCGCCTCGGCTGCACGCTCGAACGCCGCGCGGAGAGCGCCGTCCCCAATCCCTCCGATCCGGCGCTCCTTCGCGCGGTTGGTCTTACCGTCCGCGCCTCGGGATCGGACCTCGGGCTCGCTTTGGGCGGCGACGGGGAGCGCTTCCGTGTGGTGGATCAGGAGGGGCGCGCGGTCCCGCCCGACCACCTCTTCGCCCTGCTCGCGGCCGACGCGATCGCCCCGGTTCCCGGCGCCGCCGTCGCGTGCGATCTTCGGATGAGCGACCTCGTGGACGAAACCATCGAGGCGTGGGGCGGGCGGGTCGTGCTCGCGCGTCCCGGCGAGGCGGTCTCGCTGGACACACCGCGCACGAGAGAGGTTCTCCTCGGCGGAGAGATCGAGGGGACGGTCACCTTCCGCGATCAAGACGCGGCGCCCGCGGACGGAACCTACGCCGCCCTCCGCCTCATCGACATCCTCGCCCGCCGGCGGGAGGAGGCGGAGCGCCCGCTCCCCCTTCGGGGAATCCTGCCTCCTGAGCGCCTCCGCTCCCCGGACCTCGACTGGGGAACGACCCAAAACCCGTTGCATTTTCATGAGTTAGCTGAATCGATCCGGGCGCGAGCCCTCCGGGCCGAGGGGGTCCGGGGGGTCCACATCGAGCCCGGGTGCGCGGTTCGGGTCCGCACGAGGAACGGTTGGGGGGTCCTCTCCCGCTCCCCGGAGACCGGCCGCGTTCGGATGACCTACGAGGGAGGAACGGACGAAGGCTTTCACGAGATCGGCGCGCTCTTCCGGGAATCGCTCGGAATCGTCCCCGGAGGAGGAGACTGGGGCGAGGGTCTCTCCGCGTCCCTCGCGGGGGGCGCCGGCGCGGTCAAGACGGCGCTCCCGCGCGCCGATAACTAGAACATGAAGCAACCGACCCCCCGCGAGAGGAAGGCCCCGCAGAAGCCGGACCCCACCCGGGAGCATCTCGAGAAGCTCGCCCAACGGGAGACGACGTATTGGGTCTTCTCGTCGCTTCTCCTCGTCTTTCTTGCCACAACGGTCATCATCCAGTTCCTCACCGCCGGCGACTGGCTCCCCGACACCTTCTTCCTGAACGAGCAGTACCGCCGCACTCTCTCGGTCGGTCTTCCCGGTCTCGTGATCGTCTTCTGCCTCTACATCACCGCGAAACGGCGAGAGATCAGCCGGCTGAAGATCACGCTCTACGACCAGAAGACACTTCTCGACCGTCTCGAGGAGAGGCGGCGCGAGCTCGAGAGGGCGCTCGCCGAGCTCCGCCGCGTGAGCACGCTGAAGGACAACCTCCTCTCGACGGTCTCCCACGAGCTCAAGAACCCGCTCGCCTCGATCCACTCCGTCGCGCAGATCCTGATGAACTACAGCGACAAGGACATGGAGTCGCGCGATCGCTTCTATCAGCTCATTCACACCGAAACGAAACGCCTCTCGAACCTCGTCGGAAACCTGCTCGATCTCGCCAAGATCGAGTCGGGGAGGATCGTTTGGGATCTGTCGGCCGAGAAACCCGAGGAGGTGGTCCGCTCCGCGCTCGCCGTCTCGGGAGTCCTCGCGCAGGAAAAGAAGATCGGCCTCCGAGAGGAAATCGCGCCGGGCCTTCCCGAGCTCCTCGTCGACCGGGACCGAATCATTCAGGTCTTAACAAATCTCATCGGAAACGCGATCAAGTTTACTCCCGAGGGAGGAACGATCACGGTGAGCGCGCGCTCCGCGGCCGACAAGGGGAAGAAGTTCGTGCGCTTCTCGATCCGCGACACCGGCCCCGGAGTATCTCCCGACCAGAGAGAGCGCATCTTCGAGTGGTTCCACCAGGCGCCGCCGCCCGACGGAAGAAAGGTCGAGGGGACCGGGCTCGGCCTCGCGATCTCGCGCGAGATCGTCCACCACTTCGGAGGGCGGATCTGGGTGGAGAGCAAACCGAGGCACGGGAGCGAGTTCATCTTCACGATTCCGGTCCCGGCGCGGGTCCACGCGCCCGCTCGGCCGGAGGCGGTCGCCGGACCCAAGTAGACCCCTTCGCTTCTCTCATTCGACGCATGAACACGCGCCGCGCCCGCAAGCGGACCCGGCGGCACGCGTCTTGACAGGCTCGTCCTTCGCCGATAGGTTCATCCGGCATCGCGGCGGCGGAGGTGGCTTTGTTCGCGGACGACCCGTTCGGAAGGCTCGACTATCGGCGCTTCGTTGCGTGGGGTCCCCGCATCGAGCGGGAGATGCCTTTCTTCCTCGAGACTTTCGGGGAGCCGTCGCGCCTCCCGCTTCTCGACATCGGGTGCGGGACGGGAGAGCACGCCGCGGCGCTCGCGGAGAAGGGCTATGCGCTCGTCGGGGTCGATCGCTCCCCCGCGATGATCGAGAAGGCGCACAAAGCGCACGCGAATCCGCGCTTCGTTCTCGGCGAGATGGCCCGGCTTCCCTTCCGAGGAAGAGGCGTTCTCGGCGGCGCGTACTGCCTCGGTAACACGCTCGTGAATCTTTTAGACGACAAGGATCTGGCGGCGCTCTTCGGTTCGCTCCGCGGGCTCCTCGCTCCCGGCGCGCCGCTTCTCATCCAGATCGTGAACTACCGCCGAATCCTCGAGAAGAACGTGCGCCACCTCCCGCTCAACTTTCGAACGAGCGAAGACGGAGAGACGCTCTACCTTCGCTTGCTCGACCCGATCGATGAAAGGCGCATCCGCTTCGAGATGCTCACGATCGAAAGGCGTCCGCCGGACGGCGAGAGCCGGATCGTGCAGACGTCCTCCACGCTCCTCCGGCCTCTTCGAGACGACGAGCTCACCGCGCTCCTCGAGCGGGCCGGCTTCGCGTCGGTCCGTCTCTTCGGCTCCTATCGCCCCGACTCTTACGAACCTCTGGAATCGCACGATCTCATCGCCGTCGTGCGGTGACCCACGAGGGGGATCGGGACACCTACGGCCTGACCGTCGGGCCCGAAGGGAACGTGAACGGCGGGTCCGATGACCGAGCCACGCG includes these proteins:
- a CDS encoding methyltransferase domain-containing protein, with product MALFADDPFGRLDYRRFVAWGPRIEREMPFFLETFGEPSRLPLLDIGCGTGEHAAALAEKGYALVGVDRSPAMIEKAHKAHANPRFVLGEMARLPFRGRGVLGGAYCLGNTLVNLLDDKDLAALFGSLRGLLAPGAPLLIQIVNYRRILEKNVRHLPLNFRTSEDGETLYLRLLDPIDERRIRFEMLTIERRPPDGESRIVQTSSTLLRPLRDDELTALLERAGFASVRLFGSYRPDSYEPLESHDLIAVVR
- a CDS encoding HAMP domain-containing histidine kinase — encoded protein: MKQPTPRERKAPQKPDPTREHLEKLAQRETTYWVFSSLLLVFLATTVIIQFLTAGDWLPDTFFLNEQYRRTLSVGLPGLVIVFCLYITAKRREISRLKITLYDQKTLLDRLEERRRELERALAELRRVSTLKDNLLSTVSHELKNPLASIHSVAQILMNYSDKDMESRDRFYQLIHTETKRLSNLVGNLLDLAKIESGRIVWDLSAEKPEEVVRSALAVSGVLAQEKKIGLREEIAPGLPELLVDRDRIIQVLTNLIGNAIKFTPEGGTITVSARSAADKGKKFVRFSIRDTGPGVSPDQRERIFEWFHQAPPPDGRKVEGTGLGLAISREIVHHFGGRIWVESKPRHGSEFIFTIPVPARVHAPARPEAVAGPK
- a CDS encoding SDR family oxidoreductase, with translation MKKDFRVRCNEGRERFALITGGSRGIGRATALRFAEHGTHVAFCYFTSRDKAAATAKEIEERGVRALPIRANMGNEEHIDKMFDLVEEEFGALDILVANAATGVLRPTLDVTNKEWDRVMHINLRSLFHCAKRAVPLMEGRPDCRIVTLTSMGSTRTIENYAAVGTSKAAIESLTRYLAVELKPKGITVNAVSAGIIDTDSLKLFPMHDQMLEHCRLHTPGGKVGTPEDIAKVICLLCSPEAEWIVGQTIIADGGYALKS